The Candidatus Phaeomarinobacter ectocarpi genome includes a region encoding these proteins:
- the cmk gene encoding (d)CMP kinase: MSALVIAIDGPAAAGKGTIAKDLASKLDLAYLDTGSLYRAVAHAVILAGGDPADDADAARAAETLDIEAIDQTAIRTREVGTAASLVAAKPQVRAQLLETQRRIAKNPPAGKGGVVMDGRDIGTVVCPDADVKLFVTASDDARAHRRWLELVKSDPELTQAQVLADLTERDRRDSERATSPLVQAADATLLDTTNLSIEAAIQAALDIVGRR, translated from the coding sequence ATGAGCGCACTCGTGATTGCCATTGATGGCCCCGCCGCAGCCGGCAAGGGGACCATTGCTAAAGATCTCGCGAGCAAGCTGGATCTGGCCTATCTCGACACGGGCTCTCTTTACAGAGCTGTGGCGCATGCGGTGATCCTGGCGGGTGGTGACCCGGCGGACGATGCAGACGCTGCCAGGGCGGCTGAAACACTTGATATTGAAGCCATCGACCAGACCGCCATCCGCACCCGGGAAGTGGGGACCGCAGCCTCCCTCGTGGCAGCCAAGCCGCAGGTGCGCGCCCAGCTGCTGGAAACCCAGCGCCGCATCGCCAAAAATCCACCCGCCGGCAAGGGCGGGGTGGTGATGGATGGGCGGGACATCGGCACGGTTGTGTGCCCTGACGCAGACGTAAAACTCTTTGTTACGGCCTCTGATGACGCGCGTGCGCATCGGCGGTGGCTGGAACTGGTCAAGTCGGACCCCGAGCTGACCCAGGCACAGGTGCTGGCAGACCTCACCGAAAGGGACCGCCGGGACAGTGAAAGAGCCACGTCGCCCCTGGTGCAGGCTGCGGATGCAACCTTGCTCGACACCACCAATTTGAGTATAGAAGCGGCGATCCAAGCGGCGCTCGATATTGTCGGGCGGCGATAG